aaaggctacccgttccagcattctggcctggagaccatggactgtatagtccatggggtcacaaagagttggacacagctaacactttcactttctataagctgtgcttagtcactcagtagcttccaactctttgcgtacacatggactgcagcttgtcaggctcctccgtccatggggattctccaggttagaagactggaatgggttgccctgccctcctccaggggatcttcccaacccagggatcgaacccaggtctcctgcactgcaggcagattctttactgcctgagccaccaggcaggcaTGAACAAAATAGAATTTGGTAACACAATAAAAACTCTCCTAACAAACTTGGGTTTAAGTGGCTCACCAGATTAACCAGAAGCTGTTCCTAAAGAcaactctttgtttttttaagcaaCTGTGTTGGTTCCTATTTTCaagattaaaattttatctcCCAGGAACTGTCTGACCAGACTGAATCAGACCGTACTAGAGCACTAAGACTACACTCGATGCTTCAGAGTAGCACATTCACTAAAatttatgtacatttaaaaattttaaatcttattgGCATTAGAATGTATCTACTTTAGTCAaatcacaataaagaaaaatcaggtAATCACTTTTGATTTAAACccaagtgatttattttttaagttttcaagacTGACTTAAGTTATTAAGCTTATTTAGTAAGTAAAGGTTTCTAGAAATTTTACAATGACAATTTATAAACAAAACAGTAATTATAATGTAATTACTTCTTACTGGGCCCACAATGTGTGCCTGGTACCACATCAAGTGTTATACATATATgattctcttttaattttcaaacaacCCTGTTACATTTTATGATCCCATTCTAACCACAGCAAAGTTGAAGGTGAAaatgggaaggggaaaaaaaaagtgctacgTTAACAGTAAAAGGCAGAAACTGAGAGTCAAATCCAAGTATGCAAAACTCCAGACTGAATGTTCTGTTCATGATGCCATCTCTTCACAAACTGGAATAACTGTCCTTACCTCAAATTCTGGACAGAATGTAAAAACAAAGGTCTCTCCAGTACCATAAAAGCCATCACTCACTTTAAATGGCTCAGATGCTAATGCACCGAAAacctaaagattaaaaaaaggcaTGTTCAATGACACAACTATCAATTTGTTTCTGTAAGCATTAGCCCATTATATATGTTtaagtaaaatacaaaacaaaacaaaaaaaaaggaaatatactgTAGTTTTATCTATCTGTACTTAAACAGACAAGCATGATCAGTTGTTAAACAACTCACATTATTGGCAGGTATAAACATATCAGTTTCTCAGTGGGAAAATGCTAGATTTTTCCTAGttttgaaatctagaaagatgttcattataacaattaaaaaagaCAATCTAAAAAAGTGGTAGACACATTTCAGGATGACAATGTACATATAATAAAGACAACAGCTGTTGTGGTACTATAGCACTTAAGAAAGCAAAAACCCTCCAGCATAGGTAAACATTCTACCACTAAAAAGGAATGCtagttttttctttatcataCAGTAAATTCCATGAGGACAGAATTTGGGTCTGAATTGTTCAGTACTATAATGCCTTGGCCTTACACAGTACAAGACACATAATGAATAAGAGGCCTGGACAAGTCATTTCAATCTCTAGGTCTAAGGTTTCAGATCATGAAATGGGAGTGTAGAGTCTGACTGATGATCTCTATAGTCATTATATCCCCGATATTCTATTTTCatactcttaatttttaaatagattttattgtaagctatgtgtatgtgtataaatatatatatgtataaaatataattatatagctCACTACAGAATTAGCACAAAGCAAAGTCCCATTTAACCTTCATTCATATTAAGAAACAGGACATTACCAGCACTCTGGAAACTCTCTTTGTGCCTCCTCCCCAAAGGAAGTTACCAGGTCTGACGACACCAAAGATTTGTTCTGTCCATTAATGAAACTACTGTTTCAGGGATAACCAATGTTTTTCTTGCTTATCTGTGACTTTGTCCTTGGTCTCATCCTCACAGTTATCTTTAACTTTCAAAACTTTCTCCACACTTCAAGGCTGTCAATTTTCACCATTTCCCTGAACCTCACTCTTATCTCCTCCAGACAGAAATGAACAATATAAAcatctcttttactttttatagGTTCTCACTATACTAGGCATATTTTGCTTGGCATTAGAGATACTCccatactttaatatttttttttctaccagaCTGTAACTCTTTGAAGGTAGGAACTCTTTAATTATTCATGCTCATATCTATCCCTCTGCAGAACTCAGCATTGCCTTGCATATCAAGAGCACTCAATAATTACCAAATAAACTTAGTAAAATATACTAATGTTTTTTAtcaaaagaatatgagaaaattcCTGCTACTTCCATCTCTTAAAAGGTAAGGTGTCTATGTTATTACTTTTCATACCTGCCCATCACTGTCTTTAATCACCATCAGCACTGGAGTGTCTAAACCTGTCATTGTTCGATAAAGGGTCTTCAAGCTTGTGCCATGCTTCCCAGTACCATAAACAAGAGTCCATGGATAGCCAATTGTTCTTGGTGGAAGATGCTTGGTaagctttgaaaaataaattgttaaCACATACTTGATAGCTTCTTATTGTCAATCTGCAGAAGACTAATGCCAAGTGGAATTAAATGATACTTTATAACATGTGAGCTATAAAAGTAACAGTAGAAATTATTTATCATTATGAAAGATACAGAGATGCTTGAAGAATATCTGTACATTTCTTGATATGAAATATTAATTGTTCATTAGACAAAGAAAGACTTATACCAAACAATACATACATTAGAGGCAAGAAACATGAATCCCTTATTGTTTGCATCCTCtgtatcaaattaacaaaaatatcagATGAACTGTTACCTAGATTATTAACACCTCTCAAATCTAGAGTAAGACTCTCAGAATTAGAAATCAAGCTTCAATATGTTACAGCTATATGGCTCTGAACATTTATTCAACCTCTCTAAACCCAAGtttcttcatttacaaaatgCGACAATAAAAGCATCTAACTCCTACAGGGGCTGAAACAACTAAATTAGATAACCTATATAAAGCAGGTAACTGGTACGCAGTAAGAAATTAAATACTGGCTATTATACTGTCTCACCTAAATTACTATTGCCATTTATTTTAACGTCTGGTTACCCAAATCTCCTAATATCTTCCATTACATTAATTGCtataatttgtttactttttcttcattGAAGAGTAAGAATAGGAGCAATAGCCCTgcttcttcagtttttaaatcaACTAAAAAGAAGCTATTTACACTCATGGGCACATACTCAGAAATGTACATAAGTAGGTATATCATACCTTTTCAATTTGATCTGGCAGTAAGAGATCACTGGGATCACTTAGGTTTGGTCGAAAAGATTCAGATTCCAGGTCTGCTTTCACTGGAGTAATATGCTTGGAATTTATGTCTTCCCTCGTAGTAATCTAAAGAAGCAAATAGAAGCAATATATTAATGTAAAACCGCAACAAACCTTTAAAATGTTTAGCCTTTTGAGAGATATCAAATCTTATACCTTGAAAAAGGTGGCTAAAGCTTTAATTTAGGATTGTAGAAGGCAAAAGATGCTCCATCTAATAACAATGGCATGTCTAATGTAGAAAGAGATTTCTGCTAAAGTAGACATTTTCCTCATCCACTACATGAATAAGGACAGGTATTGAAAGATAAACCCTATATTTCTGTGTAAAAACAGTAAATTGCATGCAAACTATACTTCTTCTGTTGAAGGGCAAAAGTGAGCAAGCTAGCCTGCTTTTTTCTCTGTGCTACttaaagagattatttttatGAGATTATTTTATTCATGGTAAACAAAATTtgccaaaaataattaagaaaacctCCTGGGTgccaaaattttaattaaaaaatagtacaatAAAAAGTATAATGCTTCACtggtgtgcatgtatatgtgaaTTTATATGCTTTGAAaaggttacttttttttaaatgcctttaaaatttttactttctaaacacaattttttttttaatctaattgaACCAAACAATACATCTAAAAGTTAACTTGTTCACAAACCTATTTTCTAAATTAGAACAATTTGATGcactgaaaagaatgtatatgtttgTTTGATGAAAATGATCTCACTGATattcttaaaatgataaaaatgttcattaaataaGAATGAATTCTTTTAGAATGTATTATGTTGGCACTTTTTCATGTTAATTTAATCTATAAAATGCAATAATattagaaagtaaaatatatgaaaacataaGTATTACTGATGAAACTTTTAAATCGGAAAACAGAATTCTATTGGAGCAGATAACTAAAATGCAGCAATTTTCGGCGACTGTGATTCCACACAGGAATGAAATCTTGCtaaattattttgttcctttaacAGATTTCTTACCAAACCTTAACAACATACATTTTCAACCAATACATGTTCTAGAACTGTATTGTTTTTTGATGAGAACTATATTAATTCTTTCACATCATCATGTTTTACCCTTATTTTGATAAtgtgaaaggttaaaaaaaaaaaaatccgaggCAGTATGAGAagcattaaaagataaaaattcaggAAAGCATATCtcattaagaaaaggaaaacacacaataatacacaaaattgaaaaatgagTTCAAATACATAGTTATTTCTGAAAAATCACACAgattatttcacatatttttaaataatttatctagTTCTAGTGCCTAATCGGTACTACtccaaaatatttctaatacCAACCAGGAAAACTTCAAGGACAAAAACAATTCAtctcattaaaatatttgatgtaAAGTTGATACAAGTGAAATAGCCTTAAAGAGAACCTTGCTAtccattaaatttttaaacatttccccATAGTACCACATCTTCCAGATTCCGTTTAGTAAACATTCAATCTCAAACTCAAGACATTCTTCCAATGTTAAATGAAAACTCCTCACCAGTCTAAGAAACACAGTACTGAGAACAgttataaaataacagaaaattcctctgaatatttttaataaatgaaaagatgccaGAAAAGATAGCCCTACAGCTCTTCAAGGCAATACTGTACTCTTATTAATACAAAAAGGAATTTTCTGATGGGGCATTTTAGTGCTGCAGTCAAAACAAATCTTTCAAAAAAGAGATTTGCTCTGATGAAAGACACTAAAAATAGGAAGTATTCCATCTCTGAAGGGATTTAAACTACTGAAGGGGGCACCTGGAGACGTCTGCAGAGTGTGCGCAGTTCTTCAGTATTTAGAGCATCGATCCTGCGGTGATACTCAGCCACTGACACTACCTGAATATGGAGACAGGAAGACAATAATTCCACTGACAGTTGAGAAAAACagcccaaataaaataaaacaaaaactggagAAGTTTAAGTGGGAAAGAGAATTGTAATTAGGATTTCTTTTCCCACTCCATGCTGAAAATCCAAGAGATTTATATATTAATCTACAGTGAAATACACATgaatatatttaacttattaaCTACCACATCCAACTAACTACTACTAGTACACAATGTAAAAGGTTTATTTTATGGATTGTTTCATGTAGACAAAATTTGACTGAGTAAGTAGAATCACAGTCCTTTATAAAAAAAATGCTATATGAAATATAACAAGTTTGCTAACATCAAAGATAACATCTAAAATCTCTGTTGCAGTTTATAAAAAAAATGGTAGTTTCAACTCTCCCAATCAGTTTAACTCAAACATGACATCCTAATGGTAATGTTGGAAAAATTTCTGCTAGGCAAAGGTAGCATACACCCAAGCTATACAGTCTGTATCATAATATAGAAGTCGAAGAGCAAGAAAAAGATACGAAGCACATGTTAAAACCTaagacaataagaaaaataagctccagaaacagaaaattagatttttaaaagcatatctAATTGTATTCTCAGGCATGTCTACTTCAGTCTTTCTAAATAACCCTGAACTGAAAGTTTTTGCCTCTCCTCTACAGTACTGCTTTAGAGTTGGTACTGTAGCAGCTATCTGCGACTAAAACTTAATGACTTTCCTACATTCTAAATTACCAAGGGAAATTCTGTATCTTCTATAGTTGCCTAGACAAGTCTGTTGCACACTGCTGAATCTGAAAGCCATGTATGACAGATAAACATTATTATAAAAAGCCCACGAAAACAGACAAGTTTCCTCAGACTGACACAACAGCTACAGCTTTTTCAGATCATGACATAATTCCCAAAACAGTAACCATAATACAGTGAACTCTGGTTGTGCTATAGTATTTGCTGAATACTCCTGAGCTATGACAAATTCCTCTTGTGATCAAACAGTTATGTGCAGAGGTTCTGGCCACAAAATGCAGTTAAATTAATTGACCCACAAGAGTTTAGACTTCTAAACTAGGTTGTTAAAAAGTTTCTTGTTCCAGCCAACTAAAATGAATCAGTTACCTCTATAAAGAGCTAGGTAAACTTGGTGAAAGCAATGAGAGacatgagaattaaaaaaatggaaaagaaactgaacaaaTTTTCTCATTCTGGCCATTATTAGATTGACTTTCACAAAGCAAAGAACACATGCAATATGATAACTATCTCTCTACTTACAAAGAAACCCAAAGTGGTTATGATCTCAACCTCTGGGGAATTGGATGGAACTAGGTTTCCCtccttctttatctattttcTCAATGGGAACAATaagacaaaggaaataataagagtatataaaagaatgaaagcaatAAGAGTACATACCAAATAGGGTTTCTgtgtaaataaaaagaagaaataaaatgcgCAAAAGGACTGAATATAGTGCCCACCACAGAGTAAACAGGGATTAACATTACTTTTACTTGATGATTTTCCATCAATTACCTAAAGACTAGAGGATAATGCTGAAGAGTATCCATATTtatgtttggtttttatttttgatattaaaacatttcagttttcagagctcaactattttatatacagatcttcccgacccaggaattgaactgagatATCCTGCaccgcaagcagattcttcaccgagTTATCAGTGAAGCCCAGTTTCCCtactctgaaatttaaatttaaaaatattaaagattgaTCAATTAAGAACAacagtattttcaataaatatgaaacaaaaattagGTACTAAAAGTAAAAACCTAAAAATCACAGCTTCCTTTTCTAAGGCACAAAAAGAACtttctacaaaatatttaaagatcagttatatttttcttctgttttcctatgGCATTCAGCCTACAAGAGTTTTCTATACaagaattttcaaattatatgaCTTAACTATTCCTTTCCATCCTTTCTATTCTTCCACTCAGCACTTATCTTACACTTAAAGCTCTTTTACCATATAAAACACACTTTCTGGAGGAAAGTAAAGTTGAATTTGCTCACAAAGGGATCAGTTATAATCTATGTACCAACATCACCTAGAACAGGAACTGACAGTGAGGGAACCATAAATTGCCATTATAAGCTTATTATATCTGGTAATGTCATAGTTTCTTTAACGTCACAAATctacttttctaatatttttttaaactatattcctTTCTGGGACTTACAAACTCACCACGTCCTTAccctgaaatatttattcatgCTGTGATGAATGGAGATATACAACATTGTCAAAAGTGCAGGTAAactaataaagaagaaagatttgAAATCAAATGACTATGATCTCAGATGGCCTTGGCTTGAAGTAGGATTTCGGGTTCCCTGGCCAGAGACTGAAGCCAGGTTGTGGTAGGGATAACGcagaatcctagccactggaccaccaggcacagtggccagtgacaaggccTTTGACTCATCGGCTCTATACAAATGAATTCCCACAGAGAGACAACATGTAGTGAAACAAGTACAGTGTTTAATAGGAGGTAAAAAGGGTATGTTACGAATAGACTCACATCAGTGAACTCAGAGAGCACATCTCACGTTCATGGTAGTTTAAACAGTCATAAGGGACATTCTCTTCTGGGCTTCCTTTGGCCAATCACCATGTGTTGCCTGATTCTAAAACTGTATCTGGCTTACCCCAGGGACCTTCCATGCGTGTTCACACATTTCTTAGACAAGATGGAGTCTCGCAAAGAGGCCTATAGGGAGACTGACATCACCTACTATGGTGATGATGATCACCCTCCCTTTTGACCTTCGAGGAACCTTTCTGCGCATGTGTGGTCAGGAAGGTCTctgactttgagaatgagaaatatatgGTTTATTAGCTTTATTCTGGGCAAGGCTCAGATTCTCCTTCTTCTTGCTATTGTCTTCATCTTGGAGTATCTTCCCATAAAGAGCAAACACCAGCTGCACAGTGTTAGGCCCATCTATCTCCACTGGCAACTAGAGAAGTATACTTCCCCCTatcaaaatgaataaagagaTACAGATTCCTAGTATATATGGTGGATCTGAAATTAGTCTCAAATTAACTTTTAATCCCTTAGTAAATCATAAACCATGTACAGAAAGTATTATTTTATCCAAAAAATTAAACCTAAGTAGAAAATGGACAGATTGCTACAAAATGTCCTACATCATACTCCCAAGTATTAAAGTACACAGTTGAGGAAATCAAGACCTTCTAACTAAAAGTGTATTAGCTGTCTGGCTAGAAAGTCATTTCTTAAGGTGCAAAGTGGTTTGGATATACTACTAAATCCCATATGCAGAAACTACCCTCTGCAGAATTCAGTGCTACTCTCCAGTCTTTGCAGTTTTTGACAAAGGAATCTCACAAACTGTTTGCCTAAGCATTTACTTTCAACAAATTACAAACATAGAGGCAGAGTGAAATCCACCCATCTCTGTTACAGTGAGACACACAACTAAGAACAGACGCTGAAGAAAGGGGAAATGTAGAGCTGCTGTGAATGTCATGAGGAAGAACACGTTTCCCAGGAAGAGCAGCGCTTTGGTCCAACAGtcctcctgggcttccccggtggctcagacagtcaagaccccgcctgcagtgtgggggacctgggttcgatccctgggtcgggaagaccccctggaggagggaatggcaacccattctagtattcttgcctggagaattccatggagtggggagcctggcaagctacactccatggggtcacagagacttggacacaagtgagtgtcTTTCGCTTCGCCTCAACAGTCCTCTTTCTTGGATTTCCCCTTAGGATTATACTGTAAACAAACTTCCTTTCCCCCAACTGCCTTGCAAACTAA
Above is a genomic segment from Odocoileus virginianus isolate 20LAN1187 ecotype Illinois chromosome 15, Ovbor_1.2, whole genome shotgun sequence containing:
- the OXR1 gene encoding oxidation resistance protein 1 isoform X8, coding for MSRLWYGKKGRRHQPINQKYTLVVSVAEYHRRIDALNTEELRTLCRRLQITTREDINSKHITPVKADLESESFRPNLSDPSDLLLPDQIEKLTKHLPPRTIGYPWTLVYGTGKHGTSLKTLYRTMTGLDTPVLMVIKDSDGQVFGALASEPFKVSDGFYGTGETFVFTFCPEFEVFKWTGDNMFFIKGDMDSLAFGGGGGEFALWLDGDLYHGRSHSCKTFGNHTLSKKEDFFIQDIEIWAFE
- the OXR1 gene encoding oxidation resistance protein 1 isoform X9 codes for the protein MSRLWYGKKGRRHQPINQKYTLITTREDINSKHITPVKADLESESFRPNLSDPSDLLLPDQIEKLTKHLPPRTIGYPWTLVYGTGKHGTSLKTLYRTMTGLDTPVLMVIKDSDGQVFGALASEPFKVSDGFYGTGETFVFTFCPEFEVFKWTGDNMFFIKGDMDSLAFGGGGGEFALWLDGDLYHGRSHSCKTFGNHTLSKKEDFFIQDIEIWAFE